One segment of Streptomyces sp. TG1A-8 DNA contains the following:
- a CDS encoding LuxR family transcriptional regulator has translation MDLLERKEELALAATALRQAREGRGSLLVVQGPLGTGKSSFLEAVAELARDHGAVLLRAQAAEAEEGFAYGVMRQLVDSAVCVAADGEAERWLGAGAAAVPDVPAASPDTAWECPWAGPENVRRWLTAVLDAMADDGTVMLLVDDVHWSDTESLRALVPALTRRHDRRMLFVVSVMAGDVRGDRSQVRHLLGLTDHTIGLSTFGPGTIRRLAEHTFGQPAEEEFAEALRVRSGGNPLLLRTLLDEARFRGLRPTAGYAAAARTLRPDRVRQRLAAFLRSQPDHVRRAAYALAVLDRAADVQLMAHLAELDERQQSEAVHILGLAGLVDERTCTLTSGTVLRDLLDESMPDGERAAMRGVAAELLHRSGYPAELAAEQLMSVMTLHGREAVGILHNAADSALGRGSPRDAARYLRRALLDPSCAGADRAHLLIDLASAERSFATAASLRHVVEAVPLLTTVRERAAAVVRLGPLLMDPASFRIDLMMRRVAGELRSSPAGDAVDRDLDLRLRAREHYLSAQDPVHIRDTLRHFRALGPRPPLRTTGERELLTSLIHIAFVANAAPAAELAELATRLLELEAPTPEHVHTTLPLVVNILAAADRTDGAAGWLRRAHRLAQRRGGDVEQAVIRAEQALVALADGHLGYAREKVLQADALAGPEMSGLPTICAAILAIVALNTGEPELAEQILVQHRLSAENQHLAALLHVSRGTVAARRGDARTALDHFRTAGVGMEQIGWLNPATLPWPSCAALMHHRLGEHEEALATAHLEVARARTWGAPITLGRALVVLGRVTPGRRGAEVLEEAVAVLEQGSNGYELCRAQYALGVCPETEPARRRLMLQKAYDTAAECDAHWLMGKIHREKRSLESTDITSRLTPSERRVAQRAASGLSNSEISTELNISSRMVEKHLTNSYRKLGIPGRSSLAAVLGRAGEATES, from the coding sequence ATGGATTTACTGGAGCGTAAGGAGGAACTGGCCCTCGCGGCCACGGCCCTGCGGCAGGCCCGGGAGGGCCGCGGTTCACTGCTCGTCGTGCAGGGCCCGCTGGGCACGGGCAAGTCCTCGTTCCTGGAGGCCGTCGCCGAGCTGGCCCGGGACCACGGGGCCGTACTCCTGCGGGCCCAGGCCGCGGAGGCCGAGGAGGGCTTCGCGTACGGCGTGATGCGGCAACTGGTCGACTCGGCCGTCTGCGTGGCCGCGGACGGCGAGGCGGAGCGCTGGCTGGGCGCCGGGGCCGCGGCCGTCCCCGACGTCCCGGCGGCTTCCCCGGACACCGCGTGGGAGTGTCCGTGGGCCGGTCCGGAGAACGTGCGGCGGTGGCTGACGGCCGTGCTGGACGCCATGGCCGACGACGGCACCGTGATGCTGCTGGTGGACGACGTGCATTGGTCCGACACCGAGTCGCTGCGCGCACTGGTGCCCGCCCTGACCCGGCGCCACGACCGGCGCATGCTGTTCGTCGTCTCGGTCATGGCGGGCGACGTCCGCGGCGACCGCTCCCAGGTGCGGCACCTGCTCGGGCTCACGGACCACACCATCGGGCTGTCCACGTTCGGCCCCGGCACGATCCGCCGGCTGGCCGAGCACACCTTCGGCCAGCCGGCCGAGGAGGAGTTCGCCGAGGCGCTGCGCGTCCGTTCGGGCGGCAATCCGCTGCTGCTGCGCACCCTGCTGGACGAGGCCCGGTTCCGGGGTCTGCGGCCGACCGCGGGGTACGCCGCCGCGGCGAGGACCCTGCGGCCCGACCGTGTCCGCCAGCGCCTGGCGGCGTTCCTGCGCTCGCAGCCCGACCACGTACGCCGCGCGGCCTACGCGCTGGCCGTGCTCGACCGGGCCGCCGACGTCCAGCTCATGGCCCACCTCGCCGAACTGGACGAACGGCAGCAGTCCGAGGCGGTGCACATCCTGGGCCTGGCGGGCCTGGTCGACGAGCGCACCTGCACCCTGACCTCCGGGACGGTCCTGCGGGATCTGCTGGACGAGAGCATGCCGGACGGGGAGCGCGCCGCCATGCGCGGCGTGGCCGCGGAACTCCTCCACCGCAGCGGGTACCCCGCCGAACTCGCCGCCGAGCAGCTCATGTCCGTCATGACCCTGCACGGCCGGGAGGCCGTCGGCATCCTGCACAACGCCGCGGACAGCGCACTGGGCCGCGGCTCACCCCGCGACGCGGCACGCTACCTGCGCCGCGCCCTGCTGGATCCGTCCTGCGCCGGCGCCGACCGCGCGCACCTGCTCATCGACCTGGCGTCGGCGGAGCGCAGCTTCGCCACCGCCGCCTCCCTGCGCCACGTCGTCGAGGCCGTCCCCCTGCTCACCACCGTGCGGGAGCGGGCCGCCGCCGTGGTCCGGCTGGGCCCCCTGCTCATGGACCCGGCCTCGTTCCGCATCGACCTGATGATGCGCCGCGTGGCCGGAGAGCTGCGCTCCTCCCCGGCCGGCGACGCCGTCGACCGGGATCTGGACCTGCGCCTGCGGGCCCGCGAGCACTACCTGTCCGCCCAGGACCCGGTGCACATCCGCGACACGCTGCGCCACTTCCGCGCGCTCGGTCCGCGTCCACCGTTGCGCACCACCGGCGAGCGGGAACTGCTCACCTCCCTCATCCACATCGCGTTCGTCGCCAACGCCGCGCCGGCCGCGGAACTGGCGGAACTGGCCACCCGGCTGCTGGAGCTGGAGGCGCCGACCCCCGAGCACGTGCACACCACGCTGCCGCTCGTCGTGAACATCCTCGCCGCGGCGGACCGTACGGACGGGGCGGCGGGCTGGCTCAGGCGGGCGCACCGGCTGGCGCAGCGCCGCGGCGGTGACGTCGAGCAGGCCGTGATCCGCGCCGAGCAGGCCCTCGTCGCCCTCGCCGACGGCCACCTGGGCTACGCCCGGGAGAAGGTGCTGCAGGCCGACGCCCTCGCCGGCCCGGAGATGAGCGGTCTGCCCACCATCTGCGCCGCCATCCTCGCCATCGTCGCCCTCAACACCGGTGAGCCGGAACTGGCGGAGCAGATACTCGTCCAGCACCGGCTCAGCGCCGAGAACCAGCATCTGGCGGCCCTGCTGCACGTGTCGCGCGGCACCGTCGCGGCCCGGCGCGGTGACGCGCGGACCGCCCTGGACCACTTCCGCACGGCGGGCGTGGGCATGGAGCAGATCGGCTGGCTCAATCCGGCCACGCTGCCGTGGCCGTCGTGCGCCGCCCTCATGCACCACCGGCTCGGCGAGCACGAGGAGGCGCTGGCCACCGCACACCTGGAGGTGGCGCGGGCCCGCACCTGGGGAGCCCCCATCACGCTCGGACGGGCGCTCGTGGTCCTGGGCCGGGTCACTCCCGGACGCCGGGGGGCGGAGGTACTGGAGGAGGCCGTGGCCGTCCTGGAACAGGGCTCGAACGGCTACGAGCTGTGCCGGGCGCAGTACGCCCTGGGCGTCTGCCCGGAGACCGAACCCGCCCGGCGCCGGCTCATGCTGCAAAAGGCGTACGACACGGCCGCGGAGTGCGACGCGCACTGGCTGATGGGGAAGATCCACCGCGAGAAACGGTCCCTGGAATCCACGGACATCACCTCGCGGCTGACGCCTTCGGAACGCCGGGTCGCGCAGCGGGCGGCGTCCGGACTGAGCAATTCGGAAATCTCGACCGAGCTGAACATATCCTCCCGCATGGTCGAAAAGCACCTGACTAATTCTTATCGGAAGCTCGGAATTCCCGGGCGGTCCAGCCTTGCCGCCGTCCTCGGCCGCGCCGGCGAAGCAACCGAGAGCTGA
- a CDS encoding helix-turn-helix transcriptional regulator, whose amino-acid sequence MNSRPFFTAHMNPGMHIIAAEPDFSRQFGRTSAETCGRSLYELLHPSSPVILNRHFDRLSQGRCNRFAERMVGLAGSGRAFSGELTGIAVQDTSGDLAGIVVQVRPDDHVAHPETEEGAVNPRERLLSKLDAQVLEGVASGASTVQLATRLYLSRQGVEYHVGLMLRKLKAPNRAALVARAHSMGMLTVGQWPPRVLPEFIK is encoded by the coding sequence GTGAACAGCCGCCCGTTCTTCACGGCGCACATGAATCCCGGTATGCACATCATCGCGGCAGAGCCGGACTTTTCCCGCCAGTTCGGCCGGACGTCCGCCGAGACGTGCGGCCGCAGCCTGTACGAGCTACTGCACCCCAGCTCACCTGTGATACTGAACCGGCACTTCGACCGGTTGTCCCAGGGCCGCTGCAACCGCTTCGCCGAACGAATGGTCGGACTGGCCGGTTCGGGACGTGCGTTCTCCGGCGAGCTGACGGGCATAGCGGTGCAGGACACGTCCGGCGACCTGGCCGGCATCGTCGTCCAGGTACGCCCCGACGACCACGTCGCCCATCCGGAAACGGAGGAAGGAGCGGTCAACCCGCGCGAGCGTCTGCTCAGCAAGCTCGACGCACAGGTTCTTGAAGGTGTGGCCAGCGGCGCCTCGACCGTACAGCTGGCCACTCGCCTGTACCTCAGCCGTCAGGGAGTCGAGTACCACGTGGGCCTGATGCTGCGGAAGCTGAAGGCACCCAACCGGGCAGCGCTCGTGGCCCGCGCCCATTCCATGGGCATGCTGACGGTGGGGCAGTGGCCGCCGCGCGTCCTGCCGGAGTTCATCAAGTAG